In Hallerella succinigenes, the following are encoded in one genomic region:
- a CDS encoding ABC transporter substrate-binding protein: MNSLKTIATGTLALSACFSVLVGCGGASSDGEMANGALLRQETLYLSGQQNSAPGSFNPLAESWAASWPVGGRFNLMYEPLITYNSLNGQIEDLLGHLVEELSNNDSIVVDLNPAAKWSDGKPVTSNDVTFMFLRGSINTAEQISAIHVDTLKNDAGPVERLSFMVNKQARNNPLTVRDLLQATRIAPAHVFEPMIKEKGLDEVKKMLMDQNPVVSGPYGLQSYNESKIILKRRDDYWGNAALHNGQLPAPKYIVHPIYKNNEHNTIAMREGNLDASQSFIPRIERKAGAGVHTWWNEPPYFRPGAMPMLVINTTKEPLNDKRFRRALATAIDYTALRQFAVSNYTSSLKPGLIMPTDLEGKYIVDEDLSTYGANLSITDDAERLNVVKQMLSEAGIKSVFNEDGSLNHMENAKGERLPTLSITSPAGWTDWEAMVTIAVDGMRKAGIDIREGFVDGGQYWPAMGLGNFDLVMHKPVADVTPSLPWSRFNEIMSSRDWQPLGGWAGVNIGRYNKPGSPEYRPEVDQLLSAIPLMTDSSEIAKAYRELNKIFMEDQPSIPLVYLPEQFYEFSDRVWTNWPTAENPYAPAQLPWVASGTKILWNLKLAK, encoded by the coding sequence GAAAGCTGGGCTGCATCCTGGCCGGTAGGCGGTCGCTTCAACCTGATGTACGAACCGTTGATTACGTACAACTCTTTGAATGGTCAGATCGAAGATCTTTTGGGCCATTTGGTTGAAGAACTTTCCAACAACGATAGTATCGTTGTGGATTTGAACCCGGCGGCAAAGTGGAGCGATGGTAAACCGGTTACCTCTAACGATGTGACTTTCATGTTCCTCCGCGGCTCGATTAACACCGCGGAACAGATTTCTGCTATTCACGTTGATACTTTGAAAAATGACGCAGGCCCTGTGGAACGTCTTTCTTTTATGGTGAACAAGCAGGCTCGAAATAATCCGCTTACCGTGCGTGACTTATTGCAGGCGACTCGTATCGCTCCGGCCCATGTCTTTGAACCGATGATTAAGGAAAAGGGCCTGGACGAAGTCAAGAAGATGCTCATGGATCAAAATCCGGTTGTTTCCGGTCCTTATGGCCTTCAGTCCTACAACGAATCCAAAATTATCTTGAAGCGTCGTGATGATTATTGGGGAAACGCGGCTCTCCATAACGGCCAGCTGCCGGCTCCTAAGTATATCGTTCACCCGATTTACAAGAACAACGAACATAACACGATCGCCATGCGCGAAGGCAACTTGGACGCTTCCCAGAGCTTCATTCCGCGTATCGAACGTAAGGCTGGCGCAGGCGTTCACACTTGGTGGAACGAACCTCCTTACTTTCGCCCGGGTGCGATGCCGATGCTCGTCATCAACACGACGAAGGAACCGCTTAACGACAAGCGTTTCCGTCGTGCACTGGCTACTGCAATCGACTATACCGCACTCCGTCAGTTTGCAGTTTCGAATTACACTTCCTCTTTGAAACCTGGACTCATTATGCCGACCGATTTGGAAGGCAAGTATATTGTTGACGAAGACCTTTCTACGTACGGTGCAAATCTTTCGATTACCGATGATGCAGAACGTTTGAACGTGGTGAAGCAGATGCTTTCCGAAGCGGGCATCAAATCCGTCTTCAACGAAGATGGCTCTCTCAATCACATGGAAAATGCTAAGGGTGAACGTTTGCCGACGCTTTCGATTACGTCTCCTGCTGGATGGACCGACTGGGAAGCCATGGTGACGATCGCTGTTGACGGTATGCGTAAGGCTGGTATCGATATCCGTGAAGGCTTTGTGGATGGTGGTCAGTATTGGCCGGCTATGGGTCTTGGAAACTTTGACTTGGTGATGCACAAGCCGGTCGCAGATGTAACACCGTCTCTTCCGTGGAGCCGCTTCAACGAAATCATGTCTTCTCGTGATTGGCAGCCGCTTGGCGGTTGGGCTGGTGTGAACATCGGACGTTACAACAAGCCGGGTTCTCCGGAATACCGCCCGGAAGTGGATCAGCTTTTGTCTGCAATTCCGCTGATGACCGATTCTTCCGAAATTGCAAAGGCTTATCGTGAATTGAACAAGATCTTCATGGAAGATCAACCGTCTATTCCGCTGGTTTATCTGCCGGAACAGTTCTATGAATTCAGCGATCGCGTGTGGACGAATTGGCCTACCGCTGAGAATCCTTATGCTCCGGCTCAGCTTCCTTGGGTTGCTTCCGGCACCAAGATCCTCTGGAACTTGAAGCTTGCAAAATAA
- a CDS encoding ABC transporter permease, whose protein sequence is MLKQYPMLRYVLQKGFWYLLTFFFAVALNFALPRVGGSDPVDIIMGQAGKGLSPTEAQKKKAELLVSFGMAELDDQGNPIYEPELDSAGNAVTRKVAKLDENGAPVVTTVKVVNEDGTPKMVERQKLDAEGKPVFEEKPVLDAKGKPVMEKDPKTKKKVAKVEKVAVMEQVQAERQDTVMVDEVVLKTEPKRASAISQFFSYIGNVCKGDLGKSYTNNTEVTTIIKNALPWTLLIQAPTILLGWIIGNLLGAFAAYKRGIFDKVFFPVAMFLNGVPYFVFGMLLVALFSITLGWFPAVGNMSPDISEFTFSWACLKSVGWYYILPFFSCFPILLSGQATGMRSMSIYELGTDYMKYAKWLGLREGRIISYVFRNAMLPQLTGLAQSLGAMVGGALITEMIFSYPGLGMAMLDAINKQDYATIQGCTLMISTCVLVANFAVDVLIAIFDPRVKAGLQMGGK, encoded by the coding sequence ATGCTTAAACAATATCCTATGCTTCGCTATGTCCTGCAGAAGGGGTTCTGGTATCTCCTGACCTTCTTCTTTGCGGTGGCTTTGAACTTCGCATTGCCTCGTGTGGGCGGTAGCGATCCGGTTGACATCATTATGGGTCAGGCCGGTAAGGGTCTTTCTCCGACTGAAGCTCAGAAGAAGAAAGCCGAACTCCTGGTTTCTTTCGGCATGGCCGAATTGGACGATCAGGGCAATCCTATTTACGAACCTGAATTGGATAGTGCTGGCAACGCCGTTACTCGTAAGGTTGCAAAACTTGACGAAAATGGTGCTCCGGTTGTAACGACTGTGAAGGTTGTGAACGAAGACGGAACTCCGAAGATGGTGGAACGTCAAAAGCTTGATGCGGAAGGTAAGCCTGTTTTTGAAGAAAAACCGGTCCTTGATGCGAAGGGCAAGCCGGTGATGGAAAAAGACCCGAAGACTAAAAAGAAGGTCGCCAAGGTTGAAAAAGTCGCCGTTATGGAACAGGTCCAGGCAGAACGTCAGGACACCGTCATGGTGGACGAAGTCGTTCTCAAGACCGAACCAAAGCGTGCTTCTGCAATCTCTCAGTTCTTCTCTTACATTGGCAATGTGTGCAAGGGTGACCTTGGCAAGTCTTATACGAACAATACCGAAGTGACGACCATTATTAAGAACGCCCTTCCGTGGACGCTTTTGATTCAGGCTCCGACCATTCTTTTGGGCTGGATCATCGGTAACCTTCTTGGCGCTTTTGCTGCTTACAAGCGTGGCATCTTTGATAAGGTGTTTTTCCCGGTTGCGATGTTCTTGAATGGTGTTCCGTACTTTGTGTTCGGTATGCTTCTCGTGGCTCTCTTCTCGATCACTCTTGGCTGGTTCCCGGCTGTGGGTAACATGAGCCCGGATATTTCTGAATTTACGTTCTCCTGGGCTTGTTTGAAGAGCGTAGGTTGGTACTATATCCTTCCGTTCTTCTCCTGCTTCCCGATTCTTCTTTCCGGTCAGGCAACAGGTATGCGTTCCATGTCCATTTATGAGCTCGGTACGGATTACATGAAGTATGCGAAGTGGCTTGGACTTCGTGAAGGACGCATCATCAGCTATGTGTTCCGCAATGCGATGCTCCCGCAGCTCACCGGTCTTGCTCAGTCTCTTGGTGCAATGGTTGGCGGCGCTCTCATTACTGAAATGATCTTCTCTTACCCGGGCCTCGGCATGGCTATGCTCGACGCCATTAATAAGCAGGATTACGCTACCATTCAGGGTTGCACCTTGATGATTTCTACCTGCGTTCTTGTTGCAAACTTCGCCGTTGACGTCTTAATCGCGATTTTCGATCCGCGCGTTAAGGCCGGTCTTCAGATGGGAGGTAAGTAA
- a CDS encoding ABC transporter permease: MGKLLKNLLKSPMFVIGISIFVLTLLIAVFGPLFYNVDTHARDIMAGPYAGSSAAHLLGTDRLGRDYVSLLIEGLGNSLYVGFLAGIIATTLGVLIGLFGGFRGGWIDEILNMGTNLFIVIPQFVILVLISSAFKEGRSLTLIGVVIGLTAWSWSARAVRAQASSLRSRDHIALARINGASTLTIVIKHVLPYLLSYVFMVFIMQVGSGILSEASISMIGLGPVDTTSLGIILNQAKDNGALADSIWIAFLPATLVVTLTVFALYLINTSMEGVFNPRLRK; encoded by the coding sequence ATGGGAAAGCTTCTTAAAAACCTTCTCAAATCTCCGATGTTTGTCATCGGCATCTCGATCTTTGTTCTTACACTGTTGATCGCTGTCTTTGGACCGCTGTTCTACAATGTTGACACCCACGCTCGTGATATCATGGCTGGCCCTTATGCGGGTTCTAGCGCAGCTCACTTGCTCGGTACTGACCGTCTTGGCCGCGACTATGTTTCGCTTTTGATCGAAGGCCTTGGCAACTCCCTTTATGTGGGTTTCCTTGCCGGTATCATTGCAACGACTCTCGGTGTTTTGATCGGTCTGTTTGGCGGTTTCCGCGGTGGATGGATTGACGAAATCTTGAACATGGGAACGAACCTCTTCATCGTTATCCCGCAGTTCGTGATTCTCGTGCTCATTAGCTCCGCCTTTAAGGAAGGCCGCTCATTGACTTTGATCGGCGTGGTGATCGGTCTTACCGCTTGGAGCTGGTCTGCTCGTGCCGTTCGTGCTCAGGCTTCGTCTCTCCGTAGCCGCGACCACATTGCGCTCGCTCGTATCAATGGCGCTAGCACTTTGACGATTGTGATTAAGCACGTGCTTCCGTATTTGCTTTCTTATGTGTTCATGGTGTTCATCATGCAGGTAGGTTCCGGAATTCTTTCCGAAGCTTCCATTTCGATGATTGGCCTTGGCCCTGTGGATACCACTTCGTTGGGTATCATTTTGAACCAGGCTAAGGATAACGGCGCTCTCGCTGACTCCATTTGGATTGCGTTCTTGCCGGCAACACTCGTCGTCACTTTGACCGTGTTCGCTCTGTATTTGATCAATACGTCGATGGAAGGCGTATTCAACCCACGTCTTCGCAAGTAA
- a CDS encoding ABC transporter ATP-binding protein — protein MSDNVFEVDNLSLYYLGRFGDKTHAVTNVSFSMKQGEILGIAGESGCGKSTLVSGLMGMCIPPLYPESGDVRVRNEKGEMESLMHRSISDVRANVLAQKVSMIPQGAFNALNPVRKIKDIAADVIAAHQQPGKALDSKEIYDRLCERFDLFGMDTKRVLNSFPIQLTAGERQRSVIGISTILNPQMVIADEPTSALDVSTQKEVIKMIFDLLDKGIFQTMIFITHELPLLYHVADNIAIMYAGEIVEKGTAEQVVKDPRHPYTKALMGAMLSTEASQRSRHPVAIEGAPPSLRNKIVGCRFAPRCKMACEDCKKNTQNLRVVGDRDVRCDYAK, from the coding sequence ATGTCAGATAATGTTTTTGAAGTAGACAATCTCAGCCTCTATTATCTCGGACGTTTTGGCGACAAAACCCATGCTGTGACCAATGTTTCGTTCTCGATGAAACAGGGTGAAATCCTCGGTATCGCGGGTGAATCCGGTTGCGGTAAGTCCACTCTCGTGAGCGGTCTTATGGGTATGTGCATTCCGCCGCTTTATCCGGAATCGGGTGATGTGCGTGTGAGAAACGAAAAGGGTGAAATGGAATCCCTGATGCATCGCTCGATTAGCGATGTGCGTGCAAACGTTCTCGCTCAGAAGGTTTCTATGATTCCACAGGGCGCATTCAATGCTCTGAACCCGGTCCGCAAAATCAAGGACATCGCTGCAGACGTGATCGCCGCTCACCAACAGCCGGGCAAGGCTTTGGACAGCAAGGAAATTTACGATCGTCTTTGCGAACGCTTTGACTTGTTCGGTATGGACACAAAGCGCGTTCTGAATTCCTTCCCGATTCAGTTGACCGCTGGTGAACGTCAGCGTTCCGTGATCGGCATTTCCACCATTTTGAATCCTCAGATGGTGATTGCAGACGAACCGACATCCGCTTTGGACGTTTCGACTCAGAAGGAAGTGATCAAGATGATTTTCGATCTTCTGGACAAGGGAATTTTCCAGACGATGATTTTCATCACGCATGAACTTCCGCTGTTGTATCATGTTGCCGATAATATCGCTATTATGTATGCTGGCGAAATCGTGGAAAAGGGTACAGCGGAACAGGTCGTGAAGGATCCGCGTCATCCGTATACCAAGGCTTTGATGGGCGCCATGCTTAGCACGGAAGCGAGCCAGCGTTCTCGTCATCCGGTGGCTATCGAAGGTGCGCCTCCTAGCCTCAGAAACAAAATCGTTGGTTGCCGCTTTGCTCCGCGTTGCAAAATGGCATGTGAAGATTGCAAGAAGAATACCCAGAATCTCCGCGTTGTCGGCGATCGTGATGTGAGGTGCGATTATGCAAAGTGA
- a CDS encoding ABC transporter ATP-binding protein, protein MQSDKPVVFSAKGVSKTFGAGKNLKTAVDNVTFDIYDEEFISIVGGSGCGKSVLAKIMLGLYKPTEGEFTYRGAPIKNQKSHWNEVQFVFQDPFGCFNQFFTIRSQLEDALNILKDKPSKEEIRQRVDEGLMAVNVKPEDIEGKYPFELSGGQMQRMLLARIFALRPKVLIADEATSMVDACVRANILDYLRKLKDQLKMTVVFVTHDIGLANYVSDRIFIMHKGKIVNQGTPAEVLDNTSEPNTLKLLDDIPEVHKTEWIPNSHRAKKA, encoded by the coding sequence ATGCAAAGTGATAAGCCCGTAGTTTTTTCTGCAAAGGGAGTCAGCAAAACTTTTGGTGCTGGCAAAAATTTGAAGACCGCTGTCGATAATGTGACCTTCGACATTTATGACGAAGAATTCATTTCGATCGTGGGCGGTTCGGGCTGCGGTAAATCCGTTCTTGCAAAGATCATGCTCGGCCTTTACAAACCGACGGAAGGCGAATTCACTTATCGCGGAGCTCCGATCAAGAATCAGAAGTCTCATTGGAACGAAGTCCAGTTTGTTTTCCAGGATCCGTTTGGATGCTTTAACCAGTTCTTCACCATTCGCAGCCAGCTTGAAGATGCTCTGAACATTCTCAAGGACAAGCCGAGTAAGGAAGAAATCCGCCAACGTGTCGATGAAGGCTTGATGGCGGTGAACGTGAAACCGGAAGATATCGAAGGTAAATATCCGTTCGAACTTTCCGGCGGCCAGATGCAGCGAATGCTTCTTGCCCGTATCTTTGCTCTTCGTCCGAAGGTTTTGATCGCTGACGAAGCGACATCCATGGTGGACGCTTGCGTTCGTGCTAACATCCTTGACTATCTTCGTAAGTTGAAAGATCAGCTGAAGATGACGGTCGTGTTTGTGACTCACGATATCGGTCTTGCAAACTATGTTTCGGATCGCATTTTCATTATGCATAAGGGAAAAATCGTGAACCAGGGAACTCCGGCAGAAGTCCTCGACAACACGAGTGAACCGAACACGCTGAAGTTGCTCGACGACATTCCTGAAGTCCACAAGACGGAATGGATTCCGAACAGCCACCGCGCGAAAAAAGCTTAG
- a CDS encoding glycoside hydrolase family 44 protein, translated as MGWCIKWGLGMLAAVMSLPAISLAAIEVRVDSKAGIQKISPYIFGKNISGLNDAETSDPAKIAAEDSTIKRMNEIGFRFFRANNGNNATRYNWRKKLTVHPDWYNNVYPHDWDITAKTIQDKLPGANAMYAFQLSGYAASSADYNFKDWDFFQTNGSWAKSTLDLAGGGVASADGQTALKTGDYSLYNEEWPADSTVAILNHWKDDVKLDMKRFEYWSMDNEMEIWSGTHSDLPLTVTQQFLVERYLDVAKKAKKAWKDIKLTGPVAANEWQWCGVDSDPNAAEERNYCWLEYFIKKVAEAQKASGVKLLDVLDIHWYPTEKTYEDRINWHRVFFDTTYVYPGANGIKKVNGGWDNSIVKEFIFKRLNDWMNAYFGKNHGIGLGLTETDLTTDDAMLTALIYASFLGTFMDNGVELFTPWSWGDGMDEVVHLFIRYGHEFRVASTSSNDSLVSAYSSVTESQDSMTIILVNRSEKMSQAVNLSVENFEALPQVQTLTLSDLSGETFVSHTENALRHGTAVASDAKFSLELPAKSITALLLIHQNPTSIPKKTLRSVKKKSGTPRYVNGRIAKEKATGSYPTPTFAK; from the coding sequence ATGGGTTGGTGTATAAAATGGGGTTTGGGAATGTTGGCCGCCGTGATGTCGCTCCCGGCGATTTCCCTTGCGGCGATAGAGGTACGGGTGGATTCCAAAGCGGGAATACAAAAAATTTCCCCGTATATTTTCGGGAAAAACATCAGCGGTTTAAATGATGCAGAAACAAGTGATCCTGCTAAAATCGCTGCGGAAGATTCGACCATCAAACGGATGAACGAAATCGGCTTTCGTTTTTTCCGGGCGAATAACGGGAACAACGCGACGCGTTACAATTGGCGTAAAAAATTGACCGTACACCCGGACTGGTACAATAATGTCTATCCCCACGACTGGGACATAACCGCCAAAACGATTCAGGATAAGCTTCCCGGCGCTAATGCCATGTATGCGTTCCAGCTTTCGGGCTATGCCGCTTCATCTGCCGATTATAATTTTAAGGATTGGGATTTTTTTCAAACGAATGGCTCGTGGGCCAAATCCACTTTGGATCTAGCTGGTGGTGGTGTAGCTTCTGCCGATGGACAGACCGCATTGAAAACGGGGGATTACTCCCTTTACAACGAGGAGTGGCCAGCGGATTCGACGGTTGCCATTTTGAACCATTGGAAGGACGATGTGAAGTTGGACATGAAAAGGTTTGAATACTGGAGCATGGACAATGAAATGGAAATTTGGAGCGGGACGCACAGCGACTTGCCGCTGACCGTAACGCAGCAATTTTTGGTCGAACGTTATTTGGACGTGGCGAAGAAAGCCAAAAAGGCTTGGAAAGATATCAAGCTGACGGGTCCTGTGGCGGCGAACGAATGGCAATGGTGCGGAGTGGATTCCGACCCGAATGCGGCGGAGGAGCGCAATTATTGCTGGCTGGAATACTTTATCAAAAAAGTGGCCGAAGCGCAAAAGGCAAGTGGCGTCAAATTGCTGGATGTTTTGGACATTCACTGGTATCCGACGGAAAAAACATACGAAGATCGCATCAACTGGCATCGGGTATTTTTCGATACGACATACGTTTATCCGGGAGCAAACGGCATAAAAAAAGTTAACGGTGGCTGGGATAATTCTATCGTCAAAGAATTTATTTTCAAACGCCTGAACGATTGGATGAATGCCTACTTTGGAAAAAATCACGGCATTGGTTTAGGATTGACGGAAACGGATTTGACAACGGACGACGCCATGCTGACAGCGCTGATCTACGCATCTTTTTTGGGAACGTTCATGGACAACGGCGTGGAATTGTTCACTCCTTGGAGTTGGGGGGACGGCATGGATGAAGTGGTTCACCTGTTCATTCGCTACGGCCACGAATTTCGGGTCGCATCGACCTCTAGCAATGATTCCCTGGTGTCCGCCTATTCATCGGTGACAGAATCGCAGGATTCGATGACGATTATTTTGGTGAACCGCTCCGAAAAAATGTCGCAGGCGGTGAATTTGTCGGTAGAAAATTTTGAGGCACTGCCGCAGGTGCAAACGCTCACCCTTTCGGATTTGTCCGGCGAAACTTTTGTATCTCACACGGAAAACGCCCTGCGGCACGGAACCGCCGTGGCAAGCGACGCCAAATTTTCTCTTGAACTTCCCGCGAAGTCCATTACGGCGCTTCTTTTGATACATCAAAACCCGACGT